The Rhea pennata isolate bPtePen1 chromosome 34 unlocalized genomic scaffold, bPtePen1.pri SUPER_34_unloc_1, whole genome shotgun sequence genome segment GCAGCGAGCGCCGGTCCTGCCCCTGCACTGTCAGCCGCAGCTCCCCGGGGCCCGGTGCCGGCTCTGGCTCCGGCTCCCCCCCGGCTCCGGCGTCCACCACACACTCTGGCCAGGGGAGAGGCAGGCTGGGCTGCGCCGGCCTGGCCCAGCCCCATGGCGCCCacaggcccccccccccgcctcccaTGTTGCCCCGGCGCACCCCCCACTCACCCACGATGTCGGCgacccccagccccagggccTGGGGGGGTGGCGCTGGGCTCCAGCTCCCGgtcccgcagcagcagcaggatccGGCCTGGCGGCACCCGCAGCACCTGCGCCATGTGCTCCACCACCGCCCGCAGCGGCTCCGACTGCCGGGGCCGAAGGAGCGAGCGTGAGCGCGGGGCACCGAGCTGCGGGGCCCGGGCGAGCGTCGGGCAAGGGGGCGACGGAGCCAGGGACCAGGGCGAGCATGGGGCTATGGGCTGATAGAGCCGGGGGAGATGGagctggggggctgcagggatgGGGCGAGACGTGGCGAGATGGGGCCGCAGAGCAACAGAGCCAGGAGGTCATGGGGCTTGGGcaaatgtgaggctgcagggcCGTGGGCCTGGGGTGAGCATGGTGCCAGAGGGCTGTGCGGCTGGGGTGAGCGTGGGGCCAcagggccatggggcagggctgtggggctggggtaAGCATGGTGCCACAggcccgtggggctggggcaaGTGtgggctgcagggctgtggggcagggctgtggggctggggtgAGCGTGGTGCGACAGGGCTATGGGGCCAGGGTGAGCATGGGCTgcagggccgtggggcagggctgtggggctggagtGAGCGTGGTGCCAcagggccgtggggcagggccgtggggctggggcaaGTGTGAGGTCgcagggccgtggggcagggtTGTGGGGCTGGGGTGagcgtggggccgggggcccGTGGGGCCACGGGGCAGGGTTGTGGGGccggccgtggggccgggggtGCGCACCGTCTGCAGCGGCACGCGGTGGAGCTCGGCCCGGCACTGCACCTTCAGCCGCAGCagccggggggccggcggcgccgggggctccAGCAGCACCACGTCGGGCTCCGGCGCCACCGCGGAGCCCAGCACCAGCGAGCTGAGACCCCGCAGGCGCCGGTCCACGTCCCTGCGGGGCCACAGTGGGGTGATCCCCCCCGGGTGCCCCAACCCCCTTCAGGCACCCCAGAGCCCCTTCTTGGGGTCTCCTGCCCCCCAGGATGCCTCGAACCCACCTTGGCTGCCTCGGACCCCCCCGATGCCCCGAACCCCTCTTGGATGCCTCGGATACCCCCCAAGTGTCCCAACACCCCCTCGGGCACCCCAAATTCCCCCTCAGGAGTCCTGACCCCCCCTTCAGGCACTTCCAACCCCTCCCCAGATGCCCCAACCCCCCCCGGCTGCCCTGAACCCCTCTTGGATGCCTCGGATACCCCCCAGGTGCCCCAACACCCCCTCGGGCACCCCAAATCCCCGCTCAGGAGTCCCAATCCCCCCTCCAGGCACCTCCAACCCCCCCAGGTGCCCTGAACCCCTCTTGGACACCTTGGACCCCCACCACATGCCCCCCAAGACACCTCAAATGCCCCTTGCCTGCCCCGAACCCCCCACCCAGCACCGTGACACCCCTCGGCCACCCACCGGATGATGCGCCGCGTCCGGCTGCtccggggctgcggggagcaggGCGACACGGGGATTGTGGCCCCCTCCGACCTGGGGACACAGACGGAGTCACACGGGACAGGGTGTGGGGGGCTCCTAACACCCCCCCAGCCCGGTCACCTACGGTTCTGGCTCCAGCACtggctctgctttcctttcatctttctcctcctcctcctcctcctcttcctcttcctccttttcttcttcttcttcagcaTCAGTGTCTATGGGGGGCTCTGCTGGGGGGTGCAGGGTTAAGGGGGGAACATGAGgaccctcctgcccctcccatGCTGCCCCTCCCCCTCACCTCCCTGCTGTTGGGGGGCTGGCAAGTCCCGGAGCTGCACTGCTGTGGGGCACAGCCGGAAACAGCTGTTCACCTGTGGGGAGAGACAGGTCCCCCAGGGCGCCATGCTGCACCCCGAACTCCATCGTGGGGAGGGAGCCCGGGCACCTGGGTCCCCACGGGCAGCAGGGcctcctggatgcctgggccccaGTGGGGTCCGCACGGAGAAGAACAGGGGagcccggacacctgggtccccaTGCGGTGTGTGGGGCAGCGGGgcctcccggacgcctgggccccctcacCTTGTTAGAGTAGACGGGGATGCTGGGAACACCGGGGCCAAGGTGCAGGCGCCGGCGCTTGGGCCGGGGTCtccgggggggccgggggccctCGACGTCACTGTCGCTGTCGCTGCTGCCCCCGTGGGCCCGGGGCCACGGGGGCAACGTCGAGGCTGGGGCATCTCCTGCAGCCCCCCGCTCTGCGGCTGGCCCCACAGCCACCGCCTCAGGGCACCCCGGCGGCACACTGCTCTGGGGGGGACACAGGGGTGAGGGCACCCCACATGCCTGAGCCCCGGGGCTGGTGGAGGCTATGGGGCACCGGGATACCTGGGTCCCCGGCGGGGGGAGAGTCGGGGAGTGTGTGGGGGTGATCGGGCCCCTGGACGTCTgggccccggggagggggggcgggggggtgaTCGgggccccggacgcctgggccccggggaggggggcagggggtgatcggggccccggacgcctgggcccggGAGAGGGGGGCGGGGGTTGATcaggggcccggacgcctgggccccggggagggggggggcggggggtgatcaggggcccggacgcctgggccccggggaggggggcgggggggtgaTCGAGGCCCCGGACGTCTGGGTCCCCGGAGGGGCAGGGGGTGATCGgggccccggacgcctgggccccgggggggggggcggggggtgaTCGgggccccggacgcctgggccccgagggggggggggtccctgttCTCTCCCCTCTGCGCCCGCTCCGGTttccccagccccacacgcACCGGCTCCGTCATGGCGCCTCAACCGCTTCTCGCTTCCCATTGGCCAAAGGCCCCGGGCCTAGCCCCACCCCTCGCACGCTCATTGGCGGAAGCGACGGAGTTAACAAGGccggaggccccgccccctccctgccgcGGGGGCGCCTGGGAATTGTAGTCCGAGGGGGCGGGGGCCGGCCGTGGGGGCGGGGTTGTGGGCACGGGGGACACTGGGGCCTGGGCTATGGGGCACTGGCGACACAGGGGACATTGGGACCTCAGCGATGGGGCACGGGGGACACTAGGGCCTGGGCTATGGGGCACCGCAGACACTGGTACCCTAGCTGTGGGGCTCTGGGGACATTAGGGACACTAATGCCTGGGCTATGGGgcactgggggcactgggaccCTAGCTATGGGGCACTGGGAACATTAATGCTTGGGCTATGGGGCACTAGGGGCACTGGGACCCTAGCTATGGGGCCAGGAAAACACTGGGGTCTGGGCTATGGGGCCCTAGGGACACAGAAACTCGGGCTATGGGGCACTGGGGACACTGGGACCTGGGCTATGCAGCACTGGGAACGCTAAGACACAGGCTATGGGGCACGTGGGGCACTGTGGACACTGGCTCCAGGCTatgcagtgctggcagcaagGCACTAGGAACACTGGGGCCACTGGGGACGCTGGGTCCAGGCTATGGGGCACTGGGATCATTGCGGACATGGGGcccaggctgtggggcactgGGGACACTGGGTCCGGGCATGGGgcactgggggcactgggggcactgggaccAGGCTATGGGGTGCTCAGGCACTGGGGATGCTGGGCCTAGACTATGGGGCACCGGGGATGCTGGGGCCAGGCTATGGGGCGCTGGTGGGAGACCTGGGCTCCGAGTCCCTTTTTGGCGGccactgccccctccccccccgccctccaGGCTttgcccggatgcctgggcccccagCGGAGGGGCGGGGGAGGGCTGGTGGCAGGTGCGGGGATGCCAGAGCCCCCCTCaaggagggacccaggcgtccgggtgctaTATTTAGCCCCACTCCCGATAAGGAAGCTCTGCGGGGACCCTCAAGgcgagggacccaggcgtccgggcggggggGGTGCCCAAGAAAGGCGCTGGCCCGCCGGGGGCTATTTTGGGCCCTGGTCCAccctccgccctccccccccaggGCAATAAAACCTGCCCGGAGCCACCGGCCCCAGGTGCCGACCCCCAAGTGCAGCCATGGTGAGTGGGGGGGGCTGTGACCCACAGCCCCCCGGGATGGATGGGACCCCCAGCAACCCCTTTAAGGACCCCCATGGACCCCCTGAGCCTCATAGGGACCCCCTCAGGGATCCTTCTGAGCCCCGTAGGGACTCCTCCAAGGACCCCCAGGAACACCTCAAGCCCCATAGGGACCCCTAGGTACCCCCCCGAGCCCCATAGTGACCTCCAGGGACCCCCAGGAATACCCTCAACCCCACAGGGACCTTCAGGGACTTTCCTGAGCCCCTGTAGACCTCTCAGGACCCCTAAGGCACCCCAGCGTGCCCCCAAGCCCCTCAGCAACCTCTACAATGCCCCCTGAGACACTAAATGCCCCCTGGGACCCAC includes the following:
- the NFATC2IP gene encoding NFATC2-interacting protein isoform X4, encoding MTEPSSVPPGCPEAVAVGPAAERGAAGDAPASTLPPWPRAHGGSSDSDSDVEGPRPPRRPRPKRRRLHLGPGVPSIPVYSNKVNSCFRLCPTAVQLRDLPAPQQQGAEPPIDTDAEEEEEKEEEEEEEEEEEKDERKAEPVLEPEPSEGATIPVSPCSPQPRSSRTRRIIRRSRCGRWWSTWRRCCGCRQAGSCCCCGTGSWSPAPPPQALGLGVADIVECVVDAGAGGEPEPEPAPGPGELRLTVQGQDRRSLLRLNVPKAQPLCGLMERYRAARGLGARPLHFFFEGRRLAGSCTPEELGMEQDDVIEVWG
- the NFATC2IP gene encoding NFATC2-interacting protein isoform X2 codes for the protein MTEPSSVPPGCPEAVAVGPAAERGAAGDAPASTLPPWPRAHGGSSDSDSDVEGPRPPRRPRPKRRRLHLGPGVPSIPVYSNKVNSCFRLCPTAVQLRDLPAPQQQGEPPIDTDAEEEEEKEEEEEEEEEEEKDERKAEPVLEPEPSEGATIPVSPCSPQPRSSRTRRIIRDVDRRLRGLSSLVLGSAVAPEPDVVLLEPPAPPAPRLLRLKVQCRAELHRVPLQTSEPLRAVVEHMAQVLRVPPGRILLLLRDRELEPSATPPGPGAGGRRHRGVCGGRRSRGGAGARAGTGPRGAAADSAGAGPALAAAAQCAQGAAAVRAHGAVPGGAGARRPPPALLLRGPAPGGELHPRGAGHGAGRRHRGLGLAPPRAPRCGGTVTSSRRPAVMSPSRTSPPAPSCCGVIGSRASPGRADQ
- the NFATC2IP gene encoding NFATC2-interacting protein isoform X3, with the translated sequence MTEPSSVPPGCPEAVAVGPAAERGAAGDAPASTLPPWPRAHGGSSDSDSDVEGPRPPRRPRPKRRRLHLGPGVPSIPVYSNKVNSCFRLCPTAVQLRDLPAPQQQGAEPPIDTDAEEEEEKEEEEEEEEEEEKDERKAEPVLEPEPSEGATIPVSPCSPQPRSSRTRRIIRSLVLGSAVAPEPDVVLLEPPAPPAPRLLRLKVQCRAELHRVPLQTSEPLRAVVEHMAQVLRVPPGRILLLLRDRELEPSATPPGPGAGGRRHRGVCGGRRSRGGAGARAGTGPRGAAADSAGAGPALAAAAQCAQGAAAVRAHGAVPGGAGARRPPPALLLRGPAPGGELHPRGAGHGAGRRHRGLGLAPPRAPRCGGTVTSSRRPAVMSPSRTSPPAPSCCGVIGSRASPGRADQ
- the NFATC2IP gene encoding NFATC2-interacting protein isoform X1 — encoded protein: MTEPSSVPPGCPEAVAVGPAAERGAAGDAPASTLPPWPRAHGGSSDSDSDVEGPRPPRRPRPKRRRLHLGPGVPSIPVYSNKVNSCFRLCPTAVQLRDLPAPQQQGAEPPIDTDAEEEEEKEEEEEEEEEEEKDERKAEPVLEPEPSEGATIPVSPCSPQPRSSRTRRIIRDVDRRLRGLSSLVLGSAVAPEPDVVLLEPPAPPAPRLLRLKVQCRAELHRVPLQTSEPLRAVVEHMAQVLRVPPGRILLLLRDRELEPSATPPGPGAGGRRHRGVCGGRRSRGGAGARAGTGPRGAAADSAGAGPALAAAAQCAQGAAAVRAHGAVPGGAGARRPPPALLLRGPAPGGELHPRGAGHGAGRRHRGLGLAPPRAPRCGGTVTSSRRPAVMSPSRTSPPAPSCCGVIGSRASPGRADQ